A single Seriola aureovittata isolate HTS-2021-v1 ecotype China chromosome 19, ASM2101889v1, whole genome shotgun sequence DNA region contains:
- the tmem181 gene encoding transmembrane protein 181 isoform X1, which translates to MDTDYTSGLENPLYGELKYFCRKIQEAYNELKEDLTPYRDDRFYRLAPMRLYTLSKRHFVLVFVVFLICFGLTVFIGIAGPRIIAEQEHSGDQLLVKNASLKTGPFNLVSPPLTTYNQQLWLTCVMQVENSNMGDFQQPFEINVELKGVMPDASVMYINNMHQKSRTLHCGTKCDEIIVLHLGYLNYTQYQVMVSFKGLENITYEIKVKFVWKTYNPTFSQVEIWFRFVFVVLTFMVTCMFAHSLRKFSMRDWGIEQKWMSILLPLLLLYNDPFFPLSFLVNSWFPGMLDAFFQALFLCSLLLFWLCVYHGIRVQGERKCLTFYLPKMIIVGLLWLSAVTLGIWQTVNELQDPTYQYKVDIVNFQGMKVFFLIVVALYILYLIFLIVRACSELKNMPYSDLRLKFLTALTFVVLIISMVILYLRFGAKALQDNFVAELSTHYQNSAEFLSFYGLLNFYLYTLAFVYSPSKNGLYDSQLKDNPAFSMLNDSDDEVIYGSDYEDMPLQNGRAIKATTKYRDESDSD; encoded by the exons ATGGACACCGACTACACGTCCGGCTTAGAAAACCCTCTGTACGGCGAGCTGAAATACTTCTGTAGGAAGATACAGGAGGCCTACAACGAGCTGAAGGAGGACCTGACACCTTACCGAGATGATCGCTTTTACAG ACTAGCCCCTATGCGGCTTTACACCCTGTCTAAAAGACATTTTGTCTTGGTCTTCGTGGTGTTCCTGATCTGCTTCGGCCTCACTGTCTTCATTGGGATTGCAG GTCCTAGGATTATTGCTGAGCAAGAGCACAGTGGTGATCAGTTACTAGTAAAAAATGCCTCATTGAAG ACTGGGCCTTTCAATTTAGTTTCTCCTCCCCTCACCACTTACAACCAGCAGCTATGGCTCACCTGTGTGATGCAGGTtgaaaacagtaaca TGGGAGACTTCCAGCAGCCTTTCGAGATTAACGTTGAGCTAAAGGGAGTGATGCCGGACGCCAGCGTGATGTACATCAACAACATGCACCAGAAATCACGAACACTTCACTGCGGTACA AAATGTGATGAGATCATTGTGCTCCATCTGGGCTATCTGAACTACACCCAGTATCAGGTTATGGTCAGCTTCAAGGGCCTTGAAAATATCACGTATGAAATTAAGGTCAAGTTTGTG TGGAAAACGTACAATCCCACTTTCTCGCAAGTGGAAATCTGGTTCCGGTTCGTCTTTGTGGTGCTGACCTTCATGGTGACG tgtatgTTTGCTCATTCCCTGAGGAAATTTTCTATGAGGGACTGGGGCATAGAGCAAAAGTGGATGTCTATTCTACTCCCATTGCTCCTACTCTATAATG ATCCATTCTTCCCGCTGTCATTCCTGGTGAACAGCTGGTTTCCAGGGATGTTGGATGCTTTCTTTCAGGCTCTGTTCCTgtgttctctgctgctcttctggCTCTGTGTCTACCATGGCATCAGGGTTCAG GGTGAGAGGAAATGCCTGACGTTCTACCTACCTAAGATGATCATTGTAGgtcttctgtggctctcagcGGTTACACTGGGCATTTGGCAAAC GGTCAATGAACTCCAGGATCCCACCTATCAATATAAAGTGGATATAGTGAACTTTCAG GGTATGAAGGTCTTCTTCCTGATTGTAGTTGCCCTCTACATCCTCTACCTGATTTTCCTGATTGTCAGAGCTTGTTCTGAACTCAAGAACATGCCTTACTCAG ATCTTCGGCTGAAGTTTTTGACAGCACTGACGTTTGTGGTGCTCATTATAAG CATGGTCATTCTCTACCTGAGGTTTGGTGCAAAGGCTCTTCAAGACAATTTTGTGGCTGAATTGTCTACTCATTACCAAAACT CAGCTGAATTTTTATCCTTCTATGGCCTACTCAACTTTTACTTGTACACATTAGCATTTGTGTATTCCCCCTCTAAAAATGGCCTTTACG ACTCCCAGTTAAAGGATAATCCTGCTTTCTCCATGCTAAATGACTCAGATGATGAAGTGATATATGG GAGTGATTATGAAGACATGCCTTTACAAAACGGACGTGCTATCAAAGCAACCACCAAGTACCGGGATGAGAGTGACAGTGACTGA
- the tmem181 gene encoding transmembrane protein 181 isoform X2, which produces MERLAPMRLYTLSKRHFVLVFVVFLICFGLTVFIGIAGPRIIAEQEHSGDQLLVKNASLKTGPFNLVSPPLTTYNQQLWLTCVMQVENSNMGDFQQPFEINVELKGVMPDASVMYINNMHQKSRTLHCGTKCDEIIVLHLGYLNYTQYQVMVSFKGLENITYEIKVKFVWKTYNPTFSQVEIWFRFVFVVLTFMVTCMFAHSLRKFSMRDWGIEQKWMSILLPLLLLYNDPFFPLSFLVNSWFPGMLDAFFQALFLCSLLLFWLCVYHGIRVQGERKCLTFYLPKMIIVGLLWLSAVTLGIWQTVNELQDPTYQYKVDIVNFQGMKVFFLIVVALYILYLIFLIVRACSELKNMPYSDLRLKFLTALTFVVLIISMVILYLRFGAKALQDNFVAELSTHYQNSAEFLSFYGLLNFYLYTLAFVYSPSKNGLYDSQLKDNPAFSMLNDSDDEVIYGSDYEDMPLQNGRAIKATTKYRDESDSD; this is translated from the exons ATGGAGCG ACTAGCCCCTATGCGGCTTTACACCCTGTCTAAAAGACATTTTGTCTTGGTCTTCGTGGTGTTCCTGATCTGCTTCGGCCTCACTGTCTTCATTGGGATTGCAG GTCCTAGGATTATTGCTGAGCAAGAGCACAGTGGTGATCAGTTACTAGTAAAAAATGCCTCATTGAAG ACTGGGCCTTTCAATTTAGTTTCTCCTCCCCTCACCACTTACAACCAGCAGCTATGGCTCACCTGTGTGATGCAGGTtgaaaacagtaaca TGGGAGACTTCCAGCAGCCTTTCGAGATTAACGTTGAGCTAAAGGGAGTGATGCCGGACGCCAGCGTGATGTACATCAACAACATGCACCAGAAATCACGAACACTTCACTGCGGTACA AAATGTGATGAGATCATTGTGCTCCATCTGGGCTATCTGAACTACACCCAGTATCAGGTTATGGTCAGCTTCAAGGGCCTTGAAAATATCACGTATGAAATTAAGGTCAAGTTTGTG TGGAAAACGTACAATCCCACTTTCTCGCAAGTGGAAATCTGGTTCCGGTTCGTCTTTGTGGTGCTGACCTTCATGGTGACG tgtatgTTTGCTCATTCCCTGAGGAAATTTTCTATGAGGGACTGGGGCATAGAGCAAAAGTGGATGTCTATTCTACTCCCATTGCTCCTACTCTATAATG ATCCATTCTTCCCGCTGTCATTCCTGGTGAACAGCTGGTTTCCAGGGATGTTGGATGCTTTCTTTCAGGCTCTGTTCCTgtgttctctgctgctcttctggCTCTGTGTCTACCATGGCATCAGGGTTCAG GGTGAGAGGAAATGCCTGACGTTCTACCTACCTAAGATGATCATTGTAGgtcttctgtggctctcagcGGTTACACTGGGCATTTGGCAAAC GGTCAATGAACTCCAGGATCCCACCTATCAATATAAAGTGGATATAGTGAACTTTCAG GGTATGAAGGTCTTCTTCCTGATTGTAGTTGCCCTCTACATCCTCTACCTGATTTTCCTGATTGTCAGAGCTTGTTCTGAACTCAAGAACATGCCTTACTCAG ATCTTCGGCTGAAGTTTTTGACAGCACTGACGTTTGTGGTGCTCATTATAAG CATGGTCATTCTCTACCTGAGGTTTGGTGCAAAGGCTCTTCAAGACAATTTTGTGGCTGAATTGTCTACTCATTACCAAAACT CAGCTGAATTTTTATCCTTCTATGGCCTACTCAACTTTTACTTGTACACATTAGCATTTGTGTATTCCCCCTCTAAAAATGGCCTTTACG ACTCCCAGTTAAAGGATAATCCTGCTTTCTCCATGCTAAATGACTCAGATGATGAAGTGATATATGG GAGTGATTATGAAGACATGCCTTTACAAAACGGACGTGCTATCAAAGCAACCACCAAGTACCGGGATGAGAGTGACAGTGACTGA